A genomic window from Amia ocellicauda isolate fAmiCal2 chromosome 15, fAmiCal2.hap1, whole genome shotgun sequence includes:
- the LOC136711061 gene encoding metabotropic glutamate receptor 8-like, which produces MAGDKRRSVSCHCFFLLTAKCCWLLTSMQKTEAQEHAHSIRLEGDIILGGLFPVHSRGERGIACGELKKEKGIHRLEAMLYAIDQINKDPDLLPNVTLGVRILDTCSRDTYALEQSLTFVQALIEKDASDVRCANGDPPIFAKPDKIIGVIGAAASSVSIMVANILRLFKSTPAQDPPGHNP; this is translated from the exons ATGGCCGGGGACAAGAGGCGCTCTGTTTCCTGCCACTGCTTCTTCCTGCTCACGGCCAAGTGCTGCTGGCTGTTGACCTCCATGCAGAAGACGGAGGCGCAGGAGCACGCCCACTCCATCCGCCTGGAAGGTGATATCATCCTCGGAGGACTGTTCCCCGTGCACTCCCGGGGAGAGCGTGGGATAGCGTGTGGGGAGTTAAAGAAGGAGAAGGGCATCCACCGACTGGAGGCCATGCTGTACGCCATTGACCAGATCAACAAGGACCCGGACCTCCTCCCCAATGTGACCCTGGGTGTCCGCATCCTGGACACCTGCTCCCGGGACACCTACGCCCTGGAGCAGTCGCTGACCTTCGTGCAGGCGCTGATCGAGAAGGACGCGTCTGACGTCAGGTGTGCCAATGGGGACCCGCCCATCTTTGCCAAACCCGACAAGATCATAGGAGTAATAGGGGCGGCCGCCAGTTCCGTGTCGATCATGGTTGCTAACATATTGAGACTTTTTAAG TCAACCCCCGCACAAGATCCTCCCGGACACAACCCCTGA